The genomic interval TATTTTTAACGAATGGTTTCCAATTACGCGGTACAATTGTTGATTTTGACCAATATGTAATTGATATACTCTCTCAGGGGCGTCATCATTTAATTTACAAACATGCGATTAGTACGTTTTTAGAAGGTACTAACTAAAACATGTTAATCGAAGTAGAGCAAGGCTTGGAGCACGAGGTGTTATTGATGTGAGGGCATCATTATACATATTATTGATGTATCAATCACAAATAAGGGAGAGGTGTACAAGCCTGCACCACTTCAATTTTCCATTCATTTCTTCACTCGTATAGGGAAGTCATTACTATCTTAAAAGTATTTATATAGAGAAACGGTTGGTGTTTGACATATCGGCCGTTTTCTTTTGTTTATGGGGAAAAATAAAACGCCTGAGATGATGCCACCTCAGACGTTTTGTTATCATTTCTTCAATTATTTTTCAGCCGGTTGATGTTGACCGTGTCTCGCTTCTTGAATCGCTTCTTCTAATTCTTGTTTGTAGACAGCTTTAATGTTGACATCGTAACCAAGTAAGTCAGCCAATACATCAACAACAGTGTCTTTATGACGAAGCACTGTATTGATATCGAAGTATAATGCACCGATACGACGTACTAAGAAGTCAGTTGGTTTAACGACTAATTCATTTTGTACACCATAAACTAATTCAACATAAAGTTCTAATGGTAGACCTGTATTTTGATGTTGTGCTGCTTGTGCAATGGCGAACAAATCATCTACGTTTGAACCATATTTAGTAGCAAGACGACGCGCTAAGTCTGTATCTAAGTTCATTGCTTTTGCTGCTGCAACTTTATCTTCAACAAATTGTTCGAAGTTTGCACTACCACCTACATCTCCACCAGAAATTGGAATGTGTTTCGTGTCAACTTCTTTAAATTTTAATTTGTATTCTTGTTTAAGACGTTTTTCAACTAAATCCACAATTTCAAGCGCCATGTGACGGTAACCTGTCAATTTACCACCAGCAATTGTAAGCAAGCCTGATTTACCTTCCCAAATTTCGTCTTTACGTGAAATTTCTGAAGGGTCTTTACCTTCTTCAAAAATAAGTGGACGTACCCCAGCCCAAGTTGATTCGATATCTGCATCTGTAATATGAACTGTTGGAAACATGTAGTTGATTGCATCCACTAAGTAATCACGGTCTTCTTGGTTTACAAGTGGTTTTGATTTATCGTTGTTATAGAATGTGTCAGTTGTTCCTACATATGCTTTGCCTTCACGTGGAATCGCAAAAATCATACGACCGTCTTTTTCTGTATCAAAGTACACAGCTTGACGTAATGGGAATTTAGATTGGTCGATAACAACGTGAACCCCTTTAGTTAAACGTAATTGTTTGTTGTTTTTAGAGTAGTCTGCACTACGCACTTCGTCTACCCAAGGACCTGTTGCGTTAACGACTTTTTTACCTTTAATTTCGAACGTTTCGTTACCAAGGCGATCCACGACAGCAACACCGTTTACTTTTTCTTTATTGTCATATAAGAAGTTTGTCACTTTCGCGTAGTTCATAATGTCAGCGCCTTGTTCTGCCGCTTTTTTCATGACTTCGATTGTTAAACGTGCATCATCAGTACGGTACTCCACATAGTAACCGCCACCTTTTAAGCCGTCTTGTTTCACGAGTGGTTCTTTAGCAGAAGTTTCTTTTTTGCTCAACATTTTTTTACGTTCAGATTTTTTAACACCTGCTAAACGGTCATACATTGCTAAACCGATAGAAGTTGAGAACTTACCGAATGTACCGCCTTTATGCATCGGTAATAACATCCATTCAGGTGTCGTCACGTGTGGTCCATTTTCATATACAATGGCACGTTCTTTACCTGTTTCAGCTACGACGCCGACTTGTAATTGTTTTAAATAACGAAGTCCACCGTGTACTAATTTTGTTGAACGTGAACTTGTACCTTGTGCAAAGTCTTGCATTTCCACTAATGCAACTTTCATACCTCTAGCAGTTGCGTCTAAAGCGATACCTGCACCTGTAATGCCGCCCCCGATAACAATCAGGTCATACGCTTCATTTTGCATACGTTTTTTAACCGCATCTCTTTTCAAAGTTGATAATCTCATATACTTTCGCCTCCTAATTTCATAAAAAAGAGAGACTCCACCTACATACTTTCATCAAGTTGTACGTACAAAGTCTCCCACTATCTCGCGTGAAGTTATTAACTTAACTCAAGTATATCACACGGGTTATTATTCGTCTAATTTAAAAACTTGCGTTGCTTCTACTGCTTTTTTCCATCCTTTGTATAAACGATTGCTTTCTTTTTGATCCATTTCTGGTTCGAAAGATTTTTCTAATTTCCAATGTCTTTGAATTTCAGATTTATCTTTCCAGAAACCTGTCGCAATACCTGCTAAGTATGCTGCGCCAAGTGCTGTTGTTTCATTGATTTCTGGACGTTCAACTTCAATGTTTAATAAGTCTGATTGGAACTGCATTAAGAAATTATTTTTCACTGCGCCACCGTCAACACGTAAACTATTCACTTCGATGCCTGAGTCTTGTGCCATCGCTTCGATGACGTCACGTGTTTGATAACATAATGATTCTAATGTCGCACGGATAAAGTGTTCTTTTTCAGTACCACGTGTCAAACCGAAAATAGCGCCACGTGCATCAGAATCCCAATATGGTGTACCTAGACCAACAAATGCAGGTACCACATACACACCTTCAGTTGAATCGACACGTTTCGCATAGTCTTCTGATTGAGGTGCTGAGTTAATCATACGGAGACCATCTCTTAACCATTGAATCGCAGAACCTGATACGAAGATTGAACCTTCAAGCGCATAGTTCACTTTACCATCGATACCGTAAGCAATTGTTGTTAATAAACCGTTACCAGATTTAACCGCTTCTTCACCTGTGTTCATTAACATAAAGCCACCTGTACCATAAGTGTTTTTCACGTCACCACGTTCGAAACATGCTTGGCCGAATAATGCAGCTTGTTGGTCACCTGCAATACCAGCAATCGGTACGTTTTGACCGAAGAAGTGATAATCAATCGTTTCACAATAAATTTCACTTGATGGTTTGACTTCAGGTAACATCGCTTTAGGGACATCTAATAATTCAAGTAATTCGTCATCCCATTTTAATTCATGGATGTTGTACATTAACGTACGACTCGCATTAGAATAGTCTGTCACATGCGCACGACCACCTGATAACTTCCAAACAAGCCAGGTATCGATTGTACCGAATAAAATCTCGCCTTTTGCAGCTTTTTCACGTGCACCGTCAACTTTGTCAAGAATCCATTTAACTTTTGTTCCTGAGAAGTATGGATCGAGTAATAAACCTGTTTTATCTCTAAATGTTTGTTCATGACCTTCTTGTTTTAAAGCGTCACAAATCGGTTGCGTTTGACGAGATTGCCATACGATTGCGTTATAAATCGGACGACCTGTTTCTTTATCCCAAACCACCGTTGTTTCACGTTGGTTGGTAATACCGATCCCTTTAATTTCATTTGCAGATACGTTGTTTTCAGTCATCACGGATGCCATGACTGATAAGACTGATGACCAAATTTCATTCGCATCGTGTTCTACCCAACCTGATTTTGGGAAATGTTGTTTAAATTCACGTTGTGCTACACCGACGATTTCCCCTTCCTCATTAAATAGAATCGCTCTTGAGCTTGTTGTACCTTGGTCAATAGATAAGATGTAATTTCCCATAATATTGTCTCCTCTCAACTCTTCATCTCTATGTCATTATTAACTTGTTATATATCATTCATGATCTGTTTTTCAGTAAAAGTTCTTTATATATTTAGCCACTTTCAGTCCTACTTTAAACATTCGGCTGGATGTCTATTGATTAAATCACCGTATGCTTCACTTTAACATCTCATAAGGCATACAGATGCTTCTCAATTCGACAAGAATGACCAGGCCTCCATCAATCATAGTCGAAAAACGATAGAAACCTCGTCATTCCAATTCTTTCTATATCTTTTTGAAATATTTCATTGCGTTAAATTTTAGCAATTTCATCTTTAGGTGCTTTTTTATTCATAGCGACACCTAATGATAATGTTAAAACTATAGCAATCAAAGTCACGATTGTCCATACATCAAAAATACCTTTAAATGCAAGGCGATAAAGGACGGCACCTAACATACCACCCACCATTGGGCCAAGAATAGGTACAATCGCATAACCCCAACCGCTACCACCTTTACCAGTGATTGGCAAGATAGCATGTGCAATACGAGGACCTAGGTCACGTGCAGGGTTAATGGCATAACCAGTTGTACCACCTAAACTTAAACCAATCGCAACGATCAGCGCACCTACAATTAATGGATTTAAACCATCAGTAAATTTATTGGCACCAATGTATAATAAGCCAGAAGTTAGTACAGCTGTTCCGATAATCTCAGAAATAAAGTTCGCTGTATAGTTTTTTAAAGCTGGACCAGTTGCGAAAACACCTAATTTTGTCGCTTGATCTTCAGTTGCACGCCAGTGTGGTAAGTACATTAACCAAGTGAGCATGCCCCCGAACACACCCCCGATTAATTGCGCAATGATATAGCCTGGTACTTGTGCCCAAGCAAAGTCACCGTTCATGGCTAACGCTAATGTTACAGCAGGGTTTAAGTGTGCGCCAGAAATTTGCCCAACAGCGTAAACACCTAACGTTACACCGAGACCCCAACCAATAGCGATAACAATCCAATCAGCGCCATTCGCATTTGTTTTTTTCAAATTCACGTTTGCAACAACACCGCCACCCATGAGTAAGAGCAATGCTGTTCCGAAAAATTCGGCTAAATAGACGTTCATTCTTTTTTCCTCCCTTTAAATAGAAAGAGACTCCAATCCGCATGAAAAAATTCAAACGCGAGCAGAAGTCTCCTAGTCTCTAGCTAAATATCAACTTGAGATAATATTACAATGACGTGAAAGCGTTGTCAACATTTAAGATCCTATTAATAATATCAATATTTTTTATACTGCAACAATGCACTTTCACAATTATTTTCAATTTTGCTTTTTAAATATGACAACTATTGGAGGTTTAATCCACTACCGCAGCTTCGTCAATACTTAACATCAACGTATCTGCTGATAATGTGGCTTGAACGCCATAGGGTAATGTACATTTCGGCTCGTTATGTCCAAAACTTGCATTGCCTATAACGGGTAGTGCTTCTTGATGAAACTCCTTCATAATGAGGCGCAATTTGTCATGATATGCTTCTTGATGGACACCATTTTGAGGACGTCCCAACACGATTCCCGCTACAACATCAAAAATACGCATTAGACCGAATGCACGTAATGTTTCATCAAAACTCATAGGATCCACTTGCACTTCCGACGTTTCTAAAAATAGAATCTTCCCTTTGAACTGTTCGAGGTCCGGAAAATATGGGGTACCCCTCAGTTTATCTAATGACTCGAAACACCCACCGATGAGCTGACCTTTCACTGTACCGTGACCGCTAATGTGCATATAATCACCATTAGGAATCTTTTCACGTGCAATATGGCGCTTCTCTTCATCCCAACGTAATCCGAACACACGCACCTCATCAGAAGTTGAAATGGCGCCAATGGGTTGTGCATCGCCTATCGCTGAAAATAAATGCTCCACTGTATATGCATCCAATTCAACATTTTCCGCAAAATCAGTGAGTAATGCTGGTCCGTAAAAAGAGGTGATACCCAGCTTGTACATGTGTAAATGAAGTGGCGTAATGTCAGAATAACCGATGAAAATTTTAGGATGTTGACGTATGACTTCATTATCTAAAAATGGAATAATGCGCACAGACTCATAACCACCAATTGTACATAAGATCGCTTGTACTTCAGGATCAGCAAATGCCGCTGTAAGAATTTCGGCCCGTTCTTTCGGATGCTCAAAATTCCACGCGATTCCATTTAAGCTATTGTCCATCACTTTGACACGATAACCGAGTGCTTGAATGTTCTCAATCCCTTGTTCCGTCCGCCAACGAATTTGAGGTTCACCGGCCAATCCTGACGAAGGTGAAACAATCGCAATCGTATCCCCTTTTTTTAATTTCTGTGGTTTAATCATCACAATCCCCCTTTGTTCATATAGCTTTTACCATAATGATTTATCGCTTGTCGTAATGTAAGCAGCACCACTATTGATAGCACGTTCAACTTCTTCTGATGTGTTAATTAAGCCACCTGCAATAACCGCTGTGCCTGTTTTTTGATGAATCTCTTGAATCACTTTATCTGCAATGCCCGGCAACACTTCAACATAATCCGGTTCTATCCGTTGAATGAGTTCGATACTGCGCTCTAATGCATGACTATCGATAATAAACACACGAAAAATTGTTACAACACCTAATGCTTTTGCCTTTTTAATCACTTTTGTTTTTGTCGACACGATACCACGTGGACGATAAGTTTGGATAATATATTCACAAGCATACTCGTCATGACTCATCCCTTTGATTAAATCGATATGCATAAACGGTTTTACCTGATATTGGCTAATTAATTTCATAATGCCATTCAAATGACCGATATGCGTATCTAGTAGGACACACGTTTCATAATCTGTTTTCAATAACTTTTCTAAATCTTTCGTCGATCGTATCGCTGGTAAAATATGTGGCTTCATGACGTCCTCCTTTATTGAATCCTTTTAAATAACCGTTCTAACTCGTAATTCGAAAAATTAATAATGACCGGTCTGCCATGCGGACAAGTGAACGGATCTTCCATTTCGCCTAATTGATTGATTAAGTCAGCCATTTCATTCAGTTTAAGATAATGATTGGCTTTAATTGATCTTTTACAGCTCATCATAATCGCTGCTTCTTCTCTAAATTTCGCAATATCTACCTTTTTATGACGAATCACATACTCAATCATGTCATTAATCATTTCTTCTACGTTTTCTTGCGGGAACCATACAGGATAACTGTCAACAATGTAATCATGACCGCCGAATGGTTCTAAAAAGATGCCTGCTTCTCGTAACTGGTCAAGATGTTGTTCAATAATCAGTTGCTCATCTTTTGAAAAGTTAAAAGTTAATGGAATGAGTAAACTTTGATTTTCATTGTTCACTTCACCAATTTTGTCCCGATAATACTCATATTTAATCCGCTCTTGTGCTGCATGTTGGTCAATCAAAAACATGCCTTCATCATTTTGAGCAATAATATACGTACCGTGGACTTGACCTACAATTTCCATGTATGGCACACGTCGCTTTGGTTTGTCGGATGGCTGTGGATCGTTTTGTTGAACTTCAGAAACGGTTGCTTCCTCTGAAATATCGTCAGTCGTCTCTCCTTGATTTGGAGTCGATGGCACATCCAACAAATCATTTAACAATGCACGTTGACGTTCAGCGTAATCATCGTTTAGTTCTGATGTTGCTGGTGTTTCAGCCGTTTCTGGCGTTTCTGTTGTATGTGTGTATGGTGCTGGTTCTTCGTCAATCGTCATTTCTTTGTTTGAAGATGATGTCTCTGTTTGTGATGCTTGTTGTTGATCAAATGCCATTTTTTGTTGTTCAAATTGTTCTAGAACTTTTTTCGGCTCATATTTTGATTTCAAATCATTTTTCGGAATAAGCAATTGGTCTTTAAACGCTTCACGAATTTTCTCTACAATTAAATCAAACAACTGCTCTTCTTTCGACAATCGTACTTCTAATTTTGTCGGATGCACATTCACATCAACTAAAATCGGATCCATTTCAATATTTAAATAGACAATCGGATAACGTCCTATCATCATGAGCGTATGATAGCCTTCTTGTACAGCTTTGTTTAATAAAAAATTTTTAATATAACGACCATTTATAAACAATGAAATGTAGTGACGGTTGCTTCTAGAATGTTCCGGTTTCGCGACATAACCTGTTAAATGATAGTCACTTGTATCCCCTTCAATGCGGATTAAATCACGCGCGACTTTCATACCGTAGATTTCAGCCATCACTTCATTCGTACGTCCTGAACCATTCGTCTGTAAAATCCTCTTTCCATCATTCGATAAGGCTATGCGAATATTCGGATGACTCATTGCCATACGGTTGACAATATCTGTAATTTTGCCCAGTTCTGTGTATAAACTTTTAATATATTTCAATCGTGCTGGCGTATTATAAAATAGTGCATCTACACGAATGTCTGTGCCTTTTCGCGCTTTGGCAGGTTTTTCTGAAATGATTTCCCCTTCTTCAGCATAAACTTCATAACCTTCCACACCGTCCGTCGATGTTTGTAGCGTCACTTTTGCGACAGAAGCAATACTCGCCAGTGCCTCACCACGGAAACCTAACGTACGAATATGGAACAGGTCATCATCTTCAACTAATTTACTCGTCGCATGTCGATGAAATACAAGCCCTAAATCATCTTGTAAAATACCCGAGCCATTATCGACTACACGAATGGAGGCAACCCCTGATTCCAACACTTCAATATTAACTTCAGTCGCGCCTGCATCAATACTATTTTCTAACAACTCTTTCACGACAGAACTTGGCCGTTCGACCACTTCACCGGCTGCAATTTTATTCGCTAATGAGGTGTGTAACGTTCTAATGATACCCATAAGCTCTTCACCTTCTATTGTAATTTATTTTGGAGTTCGCTTAATTTCACTAATGCTTCAATCGGTGTCATTTGAGAGATATTCATTTGTTTAATCTCGAGTTCAATTTCACTCGCTTCAGCTTTAGACGTAAACAAATCAAACGTCGGCTGTTCAAATTGAAGCGTCTCTTCAGCAACTGTCGACGCTTTCATACTTGTTGGACTGACTTGTTTTTGGTCAACGGTCGATGTGTACGTCACCTGAGCTTTTTCATGCGCTTCAAAAGTATCCAAAATCACTTGCGCACGTGAAATGACTTGTTCTGGTAGGTCTGCGAGTTGTGCCACTTGAATGCCGTAACTGTTCGCGACCGCACCATCTTTCACTTTATGCAAGAAGATAAGTTCACCTTGATATTCATCCGCCGCCACGTGTACATTTTTCAGGCTTGGCAAATGTTGTTCAAGCTCAGTCAATTCATGATAATGCGTTGAAAATAACGTCTTCGCTTGTGAGGTTTCTGCAACATATTCAATCATCGCTTGTGCTAAAGCTAAGCCATCATATGTCGAAGTACCACGTCCAATTTCATCAAAAATAATTAAACTGTCAGCTGTCGCATATTTTAAAGCTTTTTGCGCTTCTAACATTTCGACCATGAACGTACTTTTACCAGACACTAAATCATCGGCAGCACCAATACGGGTAAAAATTTGATCAAAAATCGGTAACGTCGCGGATTGACACGGAATGAAAGCGCCCATCTGTGCCATAATACTAATAATCGCAACTTGACGCATATACGTTGATTTACCTGACATGTTCGGCCCAGTTATTAAATAAATGAACTGTTCTGTGTTTAACAGACAATCATTTGGCACATAATCATTATAGTCCATCACACGTTCAACAACGGGATGGCGTGAATCGACCAAGTTTAATGTTTTATCCTCACTAAATTGTGGACGCACGTAATTATACTGTTGCGCAATTTCTGCAAAACTTTGTAAACAGTCAATTTCTGAAATAATTTTTGCTTGTTGTTGCAAACGCTCAATATAAGTTTTCACCTTTTCACGTAACGCCACGAACAATTGATATTCGAGTTCAATCGCTTTATCTTGAGCACCGAGAATGATTGCTTCTTTTTCTTTCAATTCATCCGTAATAAAACGTTCTGCATTTGATAATGTTTGTTTACGTTCATAACCAAATGCACTCGGGTCGAATTGTGATAAATTGGCACGTGTAATTTCAATATAATATCCAAACACTTTATTAAAACTAATTTTCAAAGATTTAATGCCTGTGCGTTCACGTTCTTGTGCTTGCAATTGCGCCAACCATTGTTTACCATTTTTCGAAGCATCCAAATACTGATCGAGTTCTTCATTAAACCCTGATTTAAACAAACCGCCTTCTTTCACTGAGAGCGGTGGTTCATCGACAAGACTGTCTGACAACACTTGTAGTAAGTCATCCAGTGGTTCTAAAGCGTTAAAATGGGCAATGGCTTCATGTTCAATCGATTGCAATAACGCTTTAATCGCTGGAATTTGTGCAATAGAATGTTTGAGTTGTACTAAATCTTTCGCGTTGACGTTTCCAAAGCTGACACGTCCGACAAGTCTTTCAATGTCATATACTTCCGTTAAATAATCACGTAATGTATCACGCTCAATGAAATAATGTAAAAATTGATCCACTGCATCATGACGTTGAGCAATTTCAGCTTGTTGAATGAGCGGGCGATCAATCCACTGTTTCAACCTTCTGGCGCCCATAGGTGTTTTCGTCTTATCCATTAACCAAAGTAATGTCCCTTTTTTCGACTTCAAACGAATGCTTTCCGTTAATTCAAGATTACGTTTCGCATAGTAATCCATTTTCATGTAGTCGAGTGCTTTATATTCAATAGCCGCTTCAATATGAGACATATCTCGTTTTTGCGTATCATAAATATAATCTAACACAATTTGTACCGCTTGATGCATTAAAGGATGTGACAAACCGTTCACTGCAGAATTTTGATCTGACACTTGTTCAACGACAGTAATCGTTTCTGTAATCATATTCAATTGACGTTGTAACGCTTCTGATAAAGGTTCAGTCACGACAATTTCATTTGGACGAATCGTTGTAATTTCATTAATTAATGTACTTTCATCTTCAAAATGCGTCACTTTTAATTCTCCAGTGGACACATCACAATAGCTTAACGCATAGTCGTCCGCTTTTACAAAACTTAAAATGTAGTTGTTTT from Staphylococcus sp. MI 10-1553 carries:
- the glpK gene encoding glycerol kinase GlpK, which codes for MGNYILSIDQGTTSSRAILFNEEGEIVGVAQREFKQHFPKSGWVEHDANEIWSSVLSVMASVMTENNVSANEIKGIGITNQRETTVVWDKETGRPIYNAIVWQSRQTQPICDALKQEGHEQTFRDKTGLLLDPYFSGTKVKWILDKVDGAREKAAKGEILFGTIDTWLVWKLSGGRAHVTDYSNASRTLMYNIHELKWDDELLELLDVPKAMLPEVKPSSEIYCETIDYHFFGQNVPIAGIAGDQQAALFGQACFERGDVKNTYGTGGFMLMNTGEEAVKSGNGLLTTIAYGIDGKVNYALEGSIFVSGSAIQWLRDGLRMINSAPQSEDYAKRVDSTEGVYVVPAFVGLGTPYWDSDARGAIFGLTRGTEKEHFIRATLESLCYQTRDVIEAMAQDSGIEVNSLRVDGGAVKNNFLMQFQSDLLNIEVERPEINETTALGAAYLAGIATGFWKDKSEIQRHWKLEKSFEPEMDQKESNRLYKGWKKAVEATQVFKLDE
- the mutS gene encoding DNA mismatch repair protein MutS, encoding MSNVTPMMKQYLSIKAQHQDALLFFRLGDFYEMFYDDAITASRILEITLTKRDAKKDNPIPMAGVPYHSADSYIETLIQNGYKVAICEQMEDPRQVKGMVKREVVRVITPGTVMEKGGVDDTQNNYILSFVKADDYALSYCDVSTGELKVTHFEDESTLINEITTIRPNEIVVTEPLSEALQRQLNMITETITVVEQVSDQNSAVNGLSHPLMHQAVQIVLDYIYDTQKRDMSHIEAAIEYKALDYMKMDYYAKRNLELTESIRLKSKKGTLLWLMDKTKTPMGARRLKQWIDRPLIQQAEIAQRHDAVDQFLHYFIERDTLRDYLTEVYDIERLVGRVSFGNVNAKDLVQLKHSIAQIPAIKALLQSIEHEAIAHFNALEPLDDLLQVLSDSLVDEPPLSVKEGGLFKSGFNEELDQYLDASKNGKQWLAQLQAQERERTGIKSLKISFNKVFGYYIEITRANLSQFDPSAFGYERKQTLSNAERFITDELKEKEAIILGAQDKAIELEYQLFVALREKVKTYIERLQQQAKIISEIDCLQSFAEIAQQYNYVRPQFSEDKTLNLVDSRHPVVERVMDYNDYVPNDCLLNTEQFIYLITGPNMSGKSTYMRQVAIISIMAQMGAFIPCQSATLPIFDQIFTRIGAADDLVSGKSTFMVEMLEAQKALKYATADSLIIFDEIGRGTSTYDGLALAQAMIEYVAETSQAKTLFSTHYHELTELEQHLPSLKNVHVAADEYQGELIFLHKVKDGAVANSYGIQVAQLADLPEQVISRAQVILDTFEAHEKAQVTYTSTVDQKQVSPTSMKASTVAEETLQFEQPTFDLFTSKAEASEIELEIKQMNISQMTPIEALVKLSELQNKLQ
- the mutL gene encoding DNA mismatch repair endonuclease MutL; this encodes MGIIRTLHTSLANKIAAGEVVERPSSVVKELLENSIDAGATEVNIEVLESGVASIRVVDNGSGILQDDLGLVFHRHATSKLVEDDDLFHIRTLGFRGEALASIASVAKVTLQTSTDGVEGYEVYAEEGEIISEKPAKARKGTDIRVDALFYNTPARLKYIKSLYTELGKITDIVNRMAMSHPNIRIALSNDGKRILQTNGSGRTNEVMAEIYGMKVARDLIRIEGDTSDYHLTGYVAKPEHSRSNRHYISLFINGRYIKNFLLNKAVQEGYHTLMMIGRYPIVYLNIEMDPILVDVNVHPTKLEVRLSKEEQLFDLIVEKIREAFKDQLLIPKNDLKSKYEPKKVLEQFEQQKMAFDQQQASQTETSSSNKEMTIDEEPAPYTHTTETPETAETPATSELNDDYAERQRALLNDLLDVPSTPNQGETTDDISEEATVSEVQQNDPQPSDKPKRRVPYMEIVGQVHGTYIIAQNDEGMFLIDQHAAQERIKYEYYRDKIGEVNNENQSLLIPLTFNFSKDEQLIIEQHLDQLREAGIFLEPFGGHDYIVDSYPVWFPQENVEEMINDMIEYVIRHKKVDIAKFREEAAIMMSCKRSIKANHYLKLNEMADLINQLGEMEDPFTCPHGRPVIINFSNYELERLFKRIQ
- a CDS encoding glycerol-3-phosphate responsive antiterminator is translated as MKPHILPAIRSTKDLEKLLKTDYETCVLLDTHIGHLNGIMKLISQYQVKPFMHIDLIKGMSHDEYACEYIIQTYRPRGIVSTKTKVIKKAKALGVVTIFRVFIIDSHALERSIELIQRIEPDYVEVLPGIADKVIQEIHQKTGTAVIAGGLINTSEEVERAINSGAAYITTSDKSLW
- a CDS encoding glycerol-3-phosphate dehydrogenase/oxidase, coding for MRLSTLKRDAVKKRMQNEAYDLIVIGGGITGAGIALDATARGMKVALVEMQDFAQGTSSRSTKLVHGGLRYLKQLQVGVVAETGKERAIVYENGPHVTTPEWMLLPMHKGGTFGKFSTSIGLAMYDRLAGVKKSERKKMLSKKETSAKEPLVKQDGLKGGGYYVEYRTDDARLTIEVMKKAAEQGADIMNYAKVTNFLYDNKEKVNGVAVVDRLGNETFEIKGKKVVNATGPWVDEVRSADYSKNNKQLRLTKGVHVVIDQSKFPLRQAVYFDTEKDGRMIFAIPREGKAYVGTTDTFYNNDKSKPLVNQEDRDYLVDAINYMFPTVHITDADIESTWAGVRPLIFEEGKDPSEISRKDEIWEGKSGLLTIAGGKLTGYRHMALEIVDLVEKRLKQEYKLKFKEVDTKHIPISGGDVGGSANFEQFVEDKVAAAKAMNLDTDLARRLATKYGSNVDDLFAIAQAAQHQNTGLPLELYVELVYGVQNELVVKPTDFLVRRIGALYFDINTVLRHKDTVVDVLADLLGYDVNIKAVYKQELEEAIQEARHGQHQPAEK
- a CDS encoding S66 family peptidase codes for the protein MIKPQKLKKGDTIAIVSPSSGLAGEPQIRWRTEQGIENIQALGYRVKVMDNSLNGIAWNFEHPKERAEILTAAFADPEVQAILCTIGGYESVRIIPFLDNEVIRQHPKIFIGYSDITPLHLHMYKLGITSFYGPALLTDFAENVELDAYTVEHLFSAIGDAQPIGAISTSDEVRVFGLRWDEEKRHIAREKIPNGDYMHISGHGTVKGQLIGGCFESLDKLRGTPYFPDLEQFKGKILFLETSEVQVDPMSFDETLRAFGLMRIFDVVAGIVLGRPQNGVHQEAYHDKLRLIMKEFHQEALPVIGNASFGHNEPKCTLPYGVQATLSADTLMLSIDEAAVVD
- a CDS encoding MIP/aquaporin family protein gives rise to the protein MNVYLAEFFGTALLLLMGGGVVANVNLKKTNANGADWIVIAIGWGLGVTLGVYAVGQISGAHLNPAVTLALAMNGDFAWAQVPGYIIAQLIGGVFGGMLTWLMYLPHWRATEDQATKLGVFATGPALKNYTANFISEIIGTAVLTSGLLYIGANKFTDGLNPLIVGALIVAIGLSLGGTTGYAINPARDLGPRIAHAILPITGKGGSGWGYAIVPILGPMVGGMLGAVLYRLAFKGIFDVWTIVTLIAIVLTLSLGVAMNKKAPKDEIAKI
- the hfq gene encoding RNA chaperone Hfq codes for the protein MIEKRNIQDEYLEKFKSEGKELTVFLTNGFQLRGTIVDFDQYVIDILSQGRHHLIYKHAISTFLEGTN